Proteins encoded in a region of the Labeo rohita strain BAU-BD-2019 chromosome 22, IGBB_LRoh.1.0, whole genome shotgun sequence genome:
- the LOC127153916 gene encoding integumentary mucin A.1-like: MFRFIFFIGLGLLIGRSIPTAAETSIAPSTGATTLEPTCKIVTVSSIARLTKNPAPTCTSVTTTSTARSSTTHAQTSHSAVTEPTSTTQSRTTAPTVPISTTLPSTTVTPKSTSTVPTSISVALTSTQTPTSTFPMTTQVLSTTQPASQSISTSPGTVPETFAYAAFQLRSSVELSNDDIIRYIEEFVKPLQGNFTGTIRITLKQSGKLLDVNGSDGKLVTDRMPSSTYTQT; this comes from the exons ATGTTtcgatttattttctttattggaTTGGGTTTACTGATTGGTAGATCAATACCAACAG CTGCAGAAACATCTATAGCTCCATCAACAGGAGCAACAACCCTTGAACCAACATGTAAAATAGTTACGGTGTCATCTATAGCACGATTGACAAAAAATCCTGCACCAACATGTACATCAGTTACAACAACATCTACAGCTCGATCATCAACAACCCATGCACAAACATCTCACTCAGCAGTCACTGAACCAACATCTACAACTCAGTCAAGAACAACTGCACCAACTGTGCCAATATCTACCACTCTGCCATCAACAACAGTCACACCAAAGTCAACATCAACTGTACCAACATCGATATCAGTTGCATTAACATCTACTCAAACACCAACATCTACTTTTCCAATGACAACTCAAGTTCTATCTACAACTCAACCAGCAAGCCAGTCTATATCCACATCTCCAGGCACTGTCCCAGAGA CATTTGCTTATGCAGCTTTCCAATTGAGATCATCTGTCGAGCTGAGCAATGATGACATCATTAGATATATTGAAGAG ttTGTCAAGCCTTTACAAGGAAACTTTACTGGGACCATCAGGATTACTTTGAAGCAATCAGGAAAATTGTTGGATGTGAATGGATCTGATGGGAAACTTGTGACCGATCGCATGCCATCCTCTACATACACTCAGACTTAG